A single region of the Triticum dicoccoides isolate Atlit2015 ecotype Zavitan chromosome 2B, WEW_v2.0, whole genome shotgun sequence genome encodes:
- the LOC119366631 gene encoding DNA-directed RNA polymerase II subunit RPB1-like isoform X2: MDARFPHSPAEVAKVKLVQFGVLSPDEIRQMSVVMIEHAETMERGKAKPGGLSDPRLGTIDRKLKCDTCMAGMAECPGHFGHLELAKPMFHIGFIKTVLSVMRCVCFNCSKILADEEDTKFQQALKIKNPKNRLRRIYDACKSKKVCSGGDDLEGQDQHDTDEPVKKKGGCGAQQPNITVDGMKMVAEFKTTKKKNDEQDQLPEPVERKQILSTERVLNVLKRISDEDCRLLGLNPEYARPDWMILQVLPIPPPPVRPSVMMDTSSRSEDDLTHQLAMIIRHNENLRRQERNGAPAHIITEFAQLLQFHIATYFDNDLPGQPRATQRSGRPIKSICSRLKAKEGRIRGNLMGKRVDFSARTVITPDPNINIDQLGVPWSIALNLTYPETVTPYNIERLKELVEYGPHPPPGKTGAKYIIREDGQRLDLRYVKKSSDQHLELGYKVERHLNDGDFVLFNRQPSLHKMSIMGHRIKIMPYSTFRLNLSVTSPYNADFDGDEMNMHVPQSFETRAEVLELMMVPKCIVSPQANRPVMGIVQDTLLGCRKMTKRDTLIEKDVFMNILMWWEDFDGKVPAPTILKPRPIWTGKQVFNLIIPKLINLIRFSAWHAETENGFTTPGDTVVRIEKGELLSGTLCKKTLGASSGSLIHVIWEEVGPDAARKFLGHTQWLVNYWLLQNGFSIGIGDTIADADTMEKINETIANAKIEVNGLIKQAQEKELEPEPGRTMMESFENRVNQVLNKARDESGSSAQKSLSESNNLKAMVTAGSKGSFINISQMTACVGQQNVEGKRIPFGFVDRTLPHFTKDDYGPESRGFVENSYLRGLTPQEFFFHAMGGREGLIDTAVKTSETGYIQRRLVKAMEDIMVKYDGTVRNSLGDVIQFLYGEDGMDAVWIESQKLDSLKMKKDEFDNVFRYELNDMNWKPNYMLPDHVEDLKTIREFRNVFEAELQKLEADRLQLGQEITTTGEGTWPMPVNLKRLIWNAQKTFKIDLRKPSDMHPMEIVEAIDKLQERLKVVPGDDAMSIEAQKNATLLFNILLRSTFASKRVLKEYRLTKESFEWVIGEIESRFLQSLVAPGEMIGCVAAQSIGEPATQMTLNTFHYAGVSAKNVTLGVPRLREIINVAKKIKTPSLSVFLKPGVNSRKESAKNVQCALEYTTLRSVTHATEIWYDPDPLGTLIPEDVDFVRSYYEMPDEDVDPDKMSPWLLRIELNREMMVDKKLSMADIAEKINHEFDDDLSCIFNDDNADKLILRVRIANDEAPPKGGEAQGESAEDDVFLKKIEGNMLTEMALRGIPDINKVFIKKGKVNKFDEKEGFKGEEEWMLDTEGVNLLAVMCHEDVDPSRTTSNHLIEVIEVLGIEAVRRSLLDELRVVISFDGSYVNYRHLAILCDTMTYRGHLMAITRHGINRNDTGPLMRCSFEETVDILLDAAVYAESDYLRGVTENIMLGQLAPIGTGGCGLYLNDQMLKQAIELQLPSYIDTLDYGVTPARSPVSGTPYHDGMMSPLLSPNFRASPLSDAQFSPFVGGMAFSPMPSNYSPSSGGYSPSSPVFSPGPGHSYSPTSPSYSPASPSYSPASPSYTPGSPSYSPSSPSYSPTSPSYSPTSPSYSPTSPSYSPTSPSYSPTSPSYSPTSPAYCPTSPAYSPTSPAYCPTSPAYSPSSPSYNPTSPSYSPTSPSYSPTSPSYSPTSPSYSPTSPSYSPSSPTYSPTSPSYRPTSHSYSPTSPAYSPTSPGYCPTSPSYSPTSPSYSPSSAKYSPSHIYSPSSPRMMSPYSQTSPNYSPTASYSPTAPGYSPTSTEPQTSDKDKGTAP, translated from the exons ATGGACGCGCGGTTCCCGCACTCGCCGGCCGAGGTGGCCAAGGTCAAGCTCGTCCAGTTCGGCGTCCTCAGCCCCGACGAGATC AGACAAATGTCGGTGGTGATGATTGAGCACGCGGAGACTATGGAGAGGGGCAAGGCGAAGCCCGGGGGTCTGAGCGACCCTCGTTTGGGCACCATTGATCGGAAACTCAAGTGCGACACGTGTATGGCTGGGATGGCCGAGTGCCCGGGCCACTTTGGCCACCTCGAGCTTGCGAAACCCATGTTCCATATCGGCTTCATCAAGACTGTGCTCTCCGTAATGCGCTGCGTGTGCTTCAATTGCTCCAAGATCCTCGCGGACGAG GAAGATACCAAGTTCCAGCAGGCTCTGAAAATCAAGAACCCCAAAAATAGATTAAGAAGAATATATGATGCTTGCAAGAGCAAAAAGGTTTGCTCTGGGGGTGATGACCTTGAGGGTCAGGATCAGCACGACACTGATGAGCCAGTGAAGAAAAAAGGTGGTTGTGGGGCTCAGCAGCCAAATATCACAGTTGATGGTATGAAGATGGTTGCAGAGTTTaaaacaacaaagaagaaaaatGATGAGCAAGATCAACTCCCTGAACCAGTGGAGCGGAAACAAATTCTCTCCACCGAGAGG GTCCTTAATGTTCTCAAGCGTATAAGTGACGAGGACTGTCGTTTATTGGGCCTGAACCCTGAATATGCTCGTCCGGATTGGATGATACTGCAAGTCCTTCCAATTCCCCCACCGCCTGTGAGACCATCCGTCATGATGGATACTTCCTCCAGAAGCGAG GATGATTTGACTCATCAATTAGCGATGATAATTCGACATAATGAGAATTTGAGGAGGCAAGAGAGAAATGGAGCCCCAGCTCACATTATAACAGAGTTTGCTCAGTTGTTGCAGTTTCACATTGCAACATACTTTGATAATGATCTTCCTGGACAACCAAGG GCCACTCAGCGTTCTGGAAGGCCTATTAAGTCGATTTGCAGCAGGCTGAAAGCAAAAGAAGGTCGGATTAGAGGTAATTTAATGGGGAAGCGTGTTGACTTCTCAGCTCGTACCGTCATCACACCAGATCCGAATATCAACATTGATCAACTAGGGGTGCCATGGAGTATTGCTTTGAATCTGACATACCCAGAAACTGTCACTCCATATAACATCGAGAG GTTGAAAGAACTAGTAGAATACGGGCCTCACCCTCCCCCAGGCAAGACAGGCGCGAAGTACATTATCAGGGAAGATGGCCAGAGGCTGGATCTTCGCTATGTGAAGAAAAGTAGCGATCAGCATTTGGAGCTTGGTTACAAG GTGGAAAGGCACCTCAACGACGGAGATTTTGTTCTTTTCAACCGGCAACCCAGTCTCCACAAAATGTCTATCATGGGGCATCGCATTAAAATTATGCCCTACTCAACTTTCCGCCTGAACTTGTCTGTCACTTCACCGTACAATGCTGATTTTGACGGGGATGAAATGAACATGCATGTTCCTCAGTCATTTGAGACCAGAGCTGAAGTTTTAGAGCTGATGATGGTGCCAAAATGTATTGTGTCGCCTCAAGCGAATAGACCTGTCATGGGTATTGTCCAGGACACACTTCTTGGGTGTCGGAAAATGACCAAAAGGGATACTCTCATTGAAAAG GATGTATTTATGAACATCTTAATGTGGTGGGAAGATTTTGATGGGAAGGTCCCAGCCCCTACCATTCTGAAACCAAGGCCGATTTGGACTGGCAAACAAGTTTTCAACTTGATCATCCccaagttaattaatttaattagattTTCAGCCTGGCACGCTGAAACAGAAAATGGATTTACAACTCCTGGTGATACTGTGGTCCGGATAGAGAAGGGAGAGCTTCTATCTGGTACCCTTTGCAAAAAAACACTTGGAGCATCAAGTGGAAGTCTTATTCATGTTATTTG GGAAGAGGTAGGTCCAGATGCGGCACGGAAGTTCTTGGGTCATACACAGTGGTTGGTCAACTACTGGCTTCTGCAAAATGGTTTCAGTATTGGGATTGGGGATACAATTGCAGACGCCGATACTATGGAAAAAATTAATGAGACAATCGCAAACGCCAAGATTGAAGTGAATGGGCTTATTAAGCAAGCGCAAGAGAAGGAACTGGAACCTGAGCCAGGACGCACGATGATGGAATCATTTGAAAATAGAGTGAATCAG GTTCTTAACAAGGCTCGTGATGAATCTGGCAGTAGTGCCCAGAAGAGTTTGTCCGAGAGCAACAATTTGAAAGCTATGGTCACTGCAGGCTCAAAAGGCAGTTTCATTAATATTTCACAAATGACTGCTTGTGTCGGACAGCAGAACGTTGAGGGCAAGCGGATTCCATTTGGTTTTGTTGACCGTACATTGCCCCACTTCACGAAAGATGACTACGGCCCCGAAAGCCGTGGATTTGTGGAGAACTCTTATCTTCGAGGCCTGACACCGCAGGAATTTTTCTTCCATGCTATGGGTGGTAGAGAAGGTTTGATTGATACTGCTGTGAAAACTTCTGAGACGGGATATATCCAGCGGAGGCTCGTGAAGGCTATGGaggacatcatggtgaaatatgatGGTACCGTGCGAAACTCCCTGGGCGATGTCATTCAATTCTTGTATGGAGAAGACGGCATGGATGCGGTTTGGATTGAATCCCAGAAACTGGACTCCCTGAAGATGAAAAAGGATGAGTTTGATAATGTATTTCGTTATGAACTGAATGATATGAACTGGAAGCCTAATTACATGCTGCCTGACCATGTTGAGGATTTGAAGACCATTCGTGAATTCAGAAATGTGTTTGAGGCAGAGCTTCAGAAATTGGAAGCTGACAGATTACAGCTTGGGCAAGAAATTACCACAACCGGCGAGGGTACATGGCCTATGCCTGTCAATCTCAAGCGGCTTATCTGGAATGCTCAGAAGACTTTCAAGATTGATTTAAGAAAACCTTCTGACATGCACCCAATGGAAATCGTGGAAGCGATCGATAAGCTGCAAGAAAGACTCAAGGTTGTCCCCGGCGACGACGCCATGAGCATTGAGGCCCAGAAGAACGCTACTCTGCTCTTCAATATTCTGCTTCGCAGCACATTTGCTAGCAAGAGGGTCTTGAAAGAATACAGGCTTACGAAGGAATCTTTCGAATGGGTCATCGGTGAGATTGAATCGAGATTCCTCCAGTCTTTGGTGGCTCCTGGTGAAATGATTGGATGCGTGGCTGCACAGTCCATTGGAGAACCGGCGACTCAGATGACGCTCAATACTTTCCATTATGCTGGTGTTAGTGCTAAGAATGTTACCCTTGGCGTTCCCAGGTTGAGAGAGATCATCAACGTCGCCAAGAAGATAAAGACCCCATCGCTGTCCGTCTTCCTAAAGCCTGGGGTGAACAGCAGGAAAGAATCAGCCAAGAATGTCCAGTGTGCCCTGGAGTACACCACGCTACGTAGCGTGACCCATGCCACTGAGATATGGTATGATCCTGATCCTCTAGGAACCCTCATTCCCGAGGATGTGGACTTTGTCAGGTCATACTATGAGATGCCCGATGAGGATGTCGACCCGGATAAGATGTCTCCTTGGCTGCTGCGTATTGAACTGAACCGCGAGATGATGGTCGATAAGAAGTTGAGCATGGCTGATATTGCAGAGAAGATCAATCATGAGTTTGATGACGACTTGTCATGCATATTCAACGATGACAACGCGGATAAGCTCATCCTTCGTGTCCGCATCGCAAACGACGAGGCTCCTCCAAAAGGAGGAGAGGCACAGGGCGAATCTGCCGAGGACGACGTCTTCCTCAAGAAGATTGAGGGGAACATGCTGACTGAAATGGCCCTTCGAGGCATTCCAGATATCAACAAGGTCTTCATCAAAAAGGGGAAGGTGAATAAATTTGATGAAAAGGAAGGTTTCAAAGGAGAAGAGGAGTGGATGCTTGATACAGAAGGTGTAAACCTCTTGGCCGTCATGTGCCACGAGGACGTTGATCCTTCAAGGACAACAAGTAACCATTTGATTGAAGTGATTGAGGTTCTTGGGATCGAGGCTGTCCGCAGGTCCCTCTTGGATGAGCTGAGGGTGGTGATATCTTTTGATGGGTCTTATGTGAACTACCGGCATCTGGCCATTCTCTGCGATACGATGACGTACAGAGGTCACCTGATGGCGATTACCAGGCACGGCATCAATCGTAACGACACAGGGCCTCTCATGAGATGTTCTTTTGAAGAGACGGTGGACATCCTGCTTGATGCTGCTGTATATGCGGAATCCGATTACCTGAGAGGTGTCACAGAGAACATTATGCTTGGCCAGCTTGCTCCTATTGGTACAGGAGGGTGTGGATTGTATCTGAATGACCAGATGCTGAAGCAGGCCATTGAGCTCCAACTCCCCAGCTATATTGACACTCTGGACTATGGTGTCACACCGGCGCGTTCACCCGTCTCCGGGACACCGTACCATGATGGAATGATGTCGCCATTGCTGAGCCCGAATTTCCGGGCTTCCCCCCTCTCTGATGCTCAGTTCTCGCCGTTTGTTGGCGGCATGGCGTTCTCGCCCATGCCGTCGAACTACAGCCCGTCCTCTGGGGGTTACAGTCCATCTTCTCCGGTGTTCAGCCCAGGGCCAGGACACAGCTACAGCCCCACTTCTCCGTCATACAGCCCCGCGTCGCCCAGCTACAGCCCTGCATCACCATCATATACTCCTGGTTCTCCTTCCTACAGTCCGAGCAGTCCATCATACTCTCCGACCAGCCCGTCATACTCTCCGACATCTCCGAGCTACAGCCCAACATCTCCTAGCTACAGTCCGACATCTCCGAGCTACAGCCCCACCTCGCCAAGCTACAGCCCAACCTCTCCGGCATACTGCCCGACATCTCCTGCATACAGCCCGACTTCTCCAGCATACTGCCCAACATCTCCTGCATACAGCCCATCGTCGCCATCTTATAACCCAACGTCGCCATCTTATAGTCCGACATCTCCTTCATACAGCCCAACTTCACCATCTTATAGCCCGACGTCGCCATCATACAGCCCCACATCTCCCTCATACAGCCCTTCATCGCCAACTTATAGCCCGACGTCGCCCTCATACAGACCGACATCGCACTCGTACAGCCCGACATCACCTGCATACAGTCCGACATCGCCTGGTTACTGCCCGACGTCACCGAGCTACAGCCCTACTTCACCGAGCTACAGCCCTTCTTCGGCCAAGTACAGTCCTTCACATATCTATTCTCCAAGCAGCCCAAGGATGATGAGCCCATACAGTCAGACTTCTCCAAACTACAG CCCCACCGCAAGCTACTCCCCCACCGCACCGGGCTACTCGCCGACATCCACCGAGCCGCAAACTAGTGACAAGGACAAGGGGACCGCTCCTTGA
- the LOC119366631 gene encoding DNA-directed RNA polymerase II subunit RPB1-like isoform X1 produces the protein MDARFPHSPAEVAKVKLVQFGVLSPDEIRQMSVVMIEHAETMERGKAKPGGLSDPRLGTIDRKLKCDTCMAGMAECPGHFGHLELAKPMFHIGFIKTVLSVMRCVCFNCSKILADEEDTKFQQALKIKNPKNRLRRIYDACKSKKVCSGGDDLEGQDQHDTDEPVKKKGGCGAQQPNITVDGMKMVAEFKTTKKKNDEQDQLPEPVERKQILSTERVLNVLKRISDEDCRLLGLNPEYARPDWMILQVLPIPPPPVRPSVMMDTSSRSEDDLTHQLAMIIRHNENLRRQERNGAPAHIITEFAQLLQFHIATYFDNDLPGQPRATQRSGRPIKSICSRLKAKEGRIRGNLMGKRVDFSARTVITPDPNINIDQLGVPWSIALNLTYPETVTPYNIERLKELVEYGPHPPPGKTGAKYIIREDGQRLDLRYVKKSSDQHLELGYKVERHLNDGDFVLFNRQPSLHKMSIMGHRIKIMPYSTFRLNLSVTSPYNADFDGDEMNMHVPQSFETRAEVLELMMVPKCIVSPQANRPVMGIVQDTLLGCRKMTKRDTLIEKDVFMNILMWWEDFDGKVPAPTILKPRPIWTGKQVFNLIIPKLINLIRFSAWHAETENGFTTPGDTVVRIEKGELLSGTLCKKTLGASSGSLIHVIWEEVGPDAARKFLGHTQWLVNYWLLQNGFSIGIGDTIADADTMEKINETIANAKIEVNGLIKQAQEKELEPEPGRTMMESFENRVNQVLNKARDESGSSAQKSLSESNNLKAMVTAGSKGSFINISQMTACVGQQNVEGKRIPFGFVDRTLPHFTKDDYGPESRGFVENSYLRGLTPQEFFFHAMGGREGLIDTAVKTSETGYIQRRLVKAMEDIMVKYDGTVRNSLGDVIQFLYGEDGMDAVWIESQKLDSLKMKKDEFDNVFRYELNDMNWKPNYMLPDHVEDLKTIREFRNVFEAELQKLEADRLQLGQEITTTGEGTWPMPVNLKRLIWNAQKTFKIDLRKPSDMHPMEIVEAIDKLQERLKVVPGDDAMSIEAQKNATLLFNILLRSTFASKRVLKEYRLTKESFEWVIGEIESRFLQSLVAPGEMIGCVAAQSIGEPATQMTLNTFHYAGVSAKNVTLGVPRLREIINVAKKIKTPSLSVFLKPGVNSRKESAKNVQCALEYTTLRSVTHATEIWYDPDPLGTLIPEDVDFVRSYYEMPDEDVDPDKMSPWLLRIELNREMMVDKKLSMADIAEKINHEFDDDLSCIFNDDNADKLILRVRIANDEAPPKGGEAQGESAEDDVFLKKIEGNMLTEMALRGIPDINKVFIKKGKVNKFDEKEGFKGEEEWMLDTEGVNLLAVMCHEDVDPSRTTSNHLIEVIEVLGIEAVRRSLLDELRVVISFDGSYVNYRHLAILCDTMTYRGHLMAITRHGINRNDTGPLMRCSFEETVDILLDAAVYAESDYLRGVTENIMLGQLAPIGTGGCGLYLNDQMLKQAIELQLPSYIDTLDYGVTPARSPVSGTPYHDGMMSPLLSPNFRASPLSDAQFSPFVGGMAFSPMPSNYSPSSGGYSPSSPVFSPGPGHSYSPTSPSYSPASPSYSPASPSYTPGSPSYSPSSPSYSPTSPSYSPTSPSYSPTSPSYSPTSPSYSPTSPSYSPTSPAYCPTSPAYSPTSPAYCPTSPAYSPSSPSYNPTSPSYSPTSPSYSPTSPSYSPTSPSYSPTSPSYSPSSPTYSPTSPSYRPTSHSYSPTSPAYSPTSPGYCPTSPSYSPTSPSYSPSSAKYSPSHIYSPSSPRMMSPYSQTSPNYSPTSPSYSPTSPSYAQPSPSYSPTSPITTSGGPSPDYTPTSPNYSPTASYSPTAPGYSPTSTEPQTSDKDKGTAP, from the exons ATGGACGCGCGGTTCCCGCACTCGCCGGCCGAGGTGGCCAAGGTCAAGCTCGTCCAGTTCGGCGTCCTCAGCCCCGACGAGATC AGACAAATGTCGGTGGTGATGATTGAGCACGCGGAGACTATGGAGAGGGGCAAGGCGAAGCCCGGGGGTCTGAGCGACCCTCGTTTGGGCACCATTGATCGGAAACTCAAGTGCGACACGTGTATGGCTGGGATGGCCGAGTGCCCGGGCCACTTTGGCCACCTCGAGCTTGCGAAACCCATGTTCCATATCGGCTTCATCAAGACTGTGCTCTCCGTAATGCGCTGCGTGTGCTTCAATTGCTCCAAGATCCTCGCGGACGAG GAAGATACCAAGTTCCAGCAGGCTCTGAAAATCAAGAACCCCAAAAATAGATTAAGAAGAATATATGATGCTTGCAAGAGCAAAAAGGTTTGCTCTGGGGGTGATGACCTTGAGGGTCAGGATCAGCACGACACTGATGAGCCAGTGAAGAAAAAAGGTGGTTGTGGGGCTCAGCAGCCAAATATCACAGTTGATGGTATGAAGATGGTTGCAGAGTTTaaaacaacaaagaagaaaaatGATGAGCAAGATCAACTCCCTGAACCAGTGGAGCGGAAACAAATTCTCTCCACCGAGAGG GTCCTTAATGTTCTCAAGCGTATAAGTGACGAGGACTGTCGTTTATTGGGCCTGAACCCTGAATATGCTCGTCCGGATTGGATGATACTGCAAGTCCTTCCAATTCCCCCACCGCCTGTGAGACCATCCGTCATGATGGATACTTCCTCCAGAAGCGAG GATGATTTGACTCATCAATTAGCGATGATAATTCGACATAATGAGAATTTGAGGAGGCAAGAGAGAAATGGAGCCCCAGCTCACATTATAACAGAGTTTGCTCAGTTGTTGCAGTTTCACATTGCAACATACTTTGATAATGATCTTCCTGGACAACCAAGG GCCACTCAGCGTTCTGGAAGGCCTATTAAGTCGATTTGCAGCAGGCTGAAAGCAAAAGAAGGTCGGATTAGAGGTAATTTAATGGGGAAGCGTGTTGACTTCTCAGCTCGTACCGTCATCACACCAGATCCGAATATCAACATTGATCAACTAGGGGTGCCATGGAGTATTGCTTTGAATCTGACATACCCAGAAACTGTCACTCCATATAACATCGAGAG GTTGAAAGAACTAGTAGAATACGGGCCTCACCCTCCCCCAGGCAAGACAGGCGCGAAGTACATTATCAGGGAAGATGGCCAGAGGCTGGATCTTCGCTATGTGAAGAAAAGTAGCGATCAGCATTTGGAGCTTGGTTACAAG GTGGAAAGGCACCTCAACGACGGAGATTTTGTTCTTTTCAACCGGCAACCCAGTCTCCACAAAATGTCTATCATGGGGCATCGCATTAAAATTATGCCCTACTCAACTTTCCGCCTGAACTTGTCTGTCACTTCACCGTACAATGCTGATTTTGACGGGGATGAAATGAACATGCATGTTCCTCAGTCATTTGAGACCAGAGCTGAAGTTTTAGAGCTGATGATGGTGCCAAAATGTATTGTGTCGCCTCAAGCGAATAGACCTGTCATGGGTATTGTCCAGGACACACTTCTTGGGTGTCGGAAAATGACCAAAAGGGATACTCTCATTGAAAAG GATGTATTTATGAACATCTTAATGTGGTGGGAAGATTTTGATGGGAAGGTCCCAGCCCCTACCATTCTGAAACCAAGGCCGATTTGGACTGGCAAACAAGTTTTCAACTTGATCATCCccaagttaattaatttaattagattTTCAGCCTGGCACGCTGAAACAGAAAATGGATTTACAACTCCTGGTGATACTGTGGTCCGGATAGAGAAGGGAGAGCTTCTATCTGGTACCCTTTGCAAAAAAACACTTGGAGCATCAAGTGGAAGTCTTATTCATGTTATTTG GGAAGAGGTAGGTCCAGATGCGGCACGGAAGTTCTTGGGTCATACACAGTGGTTGGTCAACTACTGGCTTCTGCAAAATGGTTTCAGTATTGGGATTGGGGATACAATTGCAGACGCCGATACTATGGAAAAAATTAATGAGACAATCGCAAACGCCAAGATTGAAGTGAATGGGCTTATTAAGCAAGCGCAAGAGAAGGAACTGGAACCTGAGCCAGGACGCACGATGATGGAATCATTTGAAAATAGAGTGAATCAG GTTCTTAACAAGGCTCGTGATGAATCTGGCAGTAGTGCCCAGAAGAGTTTGTCCGAGAGCAACAATTTGAAAGCTATGGTCACTGCAGGCTCAAAAGGCAGTTTCATTAATATTTCACAAATGACTGCTTGTGTCGGACAGCAGAACGTTGAGGGCAAGCGGATTCCATTTGGTTTTGTTGACCGTACATTGCCCCACTTCACGAAAGATGACTACGGCCCCGAAAGCCGTGGATTTGTGGAGAACTCTTATCTTCGAGGCCTGACACCGCAGGAATTTTTCTTCCATGCTATGGGTGGTAGAGAAGGTTTGATTGATACTGCTGTGAAAACTTCTGAGACGGGATATATCCAGCGGAGGCTCGTGAAGGCTATGGaggacatcatggtgaaatatgatGGTACCGTGCGAAACTCCCTGGGCGATGTCATTCAATTCTTGTATGGAGAAGACGGCATGGATGCGGTTTGGATTGAATCCCAGAAACTGGACTCCCTGAAGATGAAAAAGGATGAGTTTGATAATGTATTTCGTTATGAACTGAATGATATGAACTGGAAGCCTAATTACATGCTGCCTGACCATGTTGAGGATTTGAAGACCATTCGTGAATTCAGAAATGTGTTTGAGGCAGAGCTTCAGAAATTGGAAGCTGACAGATTACAGCTTGGGCAAGAAATTACCACAACCGGCGAGGGTACATGGCCTATGCCTGTCAATCTCAAGCGGCTTATCTGGAATGCTCAGAAGACTTTCAAGATTGATTTAAGAAAACCTTCTGACATGCACCCAATGGAAATCGTGGAAGCGATCGATAAGCTGCAAGAAAGACTCAAGGTTGTCCCCGGCGACGACGCCATGAGCATTGAGGCCCAGAAGAACGCTACTCTGCTCTTCAATATTCTGCTTCGCAGCACATTTGCTAGCAAGAGGGTCTTGAAAGAATACAGGCTTACGAAGGAATCTTTCGAATGGGTCATCGGTGAGATTGAATCGAGATTCCTCCAGTCTTTGGTGGCTCCTGGTGAAATGATTGGATGCGTGGCTGCACAGTCCATTGGAGAACCGGCGACTCAGATGACGCTCAATACTTTCCATTATGCTGGTGTTAGTGCTAAGAATGTTACCCTTGGCGTTCCCAGGTTGAGAGAGATCATCAACGTCGCCAAGAAGATAAAGACCCCATCGCTGTCCGTCTTCCTAAAGCCTGGGGTGAACAGCAGGAAAGAATCAGCCAAGAATGTCCAGTGTGCCCTGGAGTACACCACGCTACGTAGCGTGACCCATGCCACTGAGATATGGTATGATCCTGATCCTCTAGGAACCCTCATTCCCGAGGATGTGGACTTTGTCAGGTCATACTATGAGATGCCCGATGAGGATGTCGACCCGGATAAGATGTCTCCTTGGCTGCTGCGTATTGAACTGAACCGCGAGATGATGGTCGATAAGAAGTTGAGCATGGCTGATATTGCAGAGAAGATCAATCATGAGTTTGATGACGACTTGTCATGCATATTCAACGATGACAACGCGGATAAGCTCATCCTTCGTGTCCGCATCGCAAACGACGAGGCTCCTCCAAAAGGAGGAGAGGCACAGGGCGAATCTGCCGAGGACGACGTCTTCCTCAAGAAGATTGAGGGGAACATGCTGACTGAAATGGCCCTTCGAGGCATTCCAGATATCAACAAGGTCTTCATCAAAAAGGGGAAGGTGAATAAATTTGATGAAAAGGAAGGTTTCAAAGGAGAAGAGGAGTGGATGCTTGATACAGAAGGTGTAAACCTCTTGGCCGTCATGTGCCACGAGGACGTTGATCCTTCAAGGACAACAAGTAACCATTTGATTGAAGTGATTGAGGTTCTTGGGATCGAGGCTGTCCGCAGGTCCCTCTTGGATGAGCTGAGGGTGGTGATATCTTTTGATGGGTCTTATGTGAACTACCGGCATCTGGCCATTCTCTGCGATACGATGACGTACAGAGGTCACCTGATGGCGATTACCAGGCACGGCATCAATCGTAACGACACAGGGCCTCTCATGAGATGTTCTTTTGAAGAGACGGTGGACATCCTGCTTGATGCTGCTGTATATGCGGAATCCGATTACCTGAGAGGTGTCACAGAGAACATTATGCTTGGCCAGCTTGCTCCTATTGGTACAGGAGGGTGTGGATTGTATCTGAATGACCAGATGCTGAAGCAGGCCATTGAGCTCCAACTCCCCAGCTATATTGACACTCTGGACTATGGTGTCACACCGGCGCGTTCACCCGTCTCCGGGACACCGTACCATGATGGAATGATGTCGCCATTGCTGAGCCCGAATTTCCGGGCTTCCCCCCTCTCTGATGCTCAGTTCTCGCCGTTTGTTGGCGGCATGGCGTTCTCGCCCATGCCGTCGAACTACAGCCCGTCCTCTGGGGGTTACAGTCCATCTTCTCCGGTGTTCAGCCCAGGGCCAGGACACAGCTACAGCCCCACTTCTCCGTCATACAGCCCCGCGTCGCCCAGCTACAGCCCTGCATCACCATCATATACTCCTGGTTCTCCTTCCTACAGTCCGAGCAGTCCATCATACTCTCCGACCAGCCCGTCATACTCTCCGACATCTCCGAGCTACAGCCCAACATCTCCTAGCTACAGTCCGACATCTCCGAGCTACAGCCCCACCTCGCCAAGCTACAGCCCAACCTCTCCGGCATACTGCCCGACATCTCCTGCATACAGCCCGACTTCTCCAGCATACTGCCCAACATCTCCTGCATACAGCCCATCGTCGCCATCTTATAACCCAACGTCGCCATCTTATAGTCCGACATCTCCTTCATACAGCCCAACTTCACCATCTTATAGCCCGACGTCGCCATCATACAGCCCCACATCTCCCTCATACAGCCCTTCATCGCCAACTTATAGCCCGACGTCGCCCTCATACAGACCGACATCGCACTCGTACAGCCCGACATCACCTGCATACAGTCCGACATCGCCTGGTTACTGCCCGACGTCACCGAGCTACAGCCCTACTTCACCGAGCTACAGCCCTTCTTCGGCCAAGTACAGTCCTTCACATATCTATTCTCCAAGCAGCCCAAGGATGATGAGCCCATACAGTCAGACTTCTCCAAACTACAG CCCGACCTCACCGTCCTACTCACCCACCTCACCGTCGTATGCGCAACCAAGCCCGTCATACAGCCCGACAAG CCCGATCACCACCTCTGGAGGACCTAGCCCAGATTACACCCCAACTTCTCCAAACTACAG CCCCACCGCAAGCTACTCCCCCACCGCACCGGGCTACTCGCCGACATCCACCGAGCCGCAAACTAGTGACAAGGACAAGGGGACCGCTCCTTGA